Below is a window of Lebetimonas sp. JH292 DNA.
CATCTACAATATACTCATTTGCATCAATTTCAGGAAAATTATCTGCATTTACAACCAAATCCCCGCCTTTTTTTAAATATGGAAGATTTATAAGTGCTTCATCCCGATCAAGCCCAATTAATAAATCAGCCTGTCCGTAATCAATCAATGGATTATAAAATTCGCCTATTTTAATATGAGAACTCACACTTCCGCCTCTCTGACTCATCCCGTGATTTTCCGTTCCTAAAAATTTATACCCTTTTTTAGCGGCACAAATGCTGAGTACCTTTACTAAAAATACAACGCCCTGCCCGCCAAATCCTGCTAAAAGTATCTGATATTTCATTTATCTCTCCTTATGAATGCGTCCGTAGGACAGACCCCGCTGATACACACACCGCATCCGACACATAAAAGCGGGTCAATTTCTATTTTTCCCCTTTCATTATATGCCATTGGAGGACATACAAACTGGGTGGTGCATACATCACACGCAACACATTTTTCTTCGTCCACTGTAGCAAAAATACCTTTTAAGTTTTCTTTTGCTTTTTCTTTATCCAACACACAGAATTGTCTGCTAATTACAACCAAAGGGACTTCAACATTTTCAAATTTTTTCTTTACATCTTTAAAAAAGTTTATGGTTTTATTAATATCAGGCTCGTAAAAATACTCCATTACCTCAGCACCACATCCCTCAGCAACTTTTTTTAAATCTACTTTCCCGGGGACAGCCCTCTCAGGCGTAGCTTGTCTTCCCGTCATTGCAACGGTTGAATTATCCAAAATCACAAGTATAAATTTAGCTTTTTGATAAACTGCATTAATTAATGGCGCTACACCTGAGTGAAAAAACGTTGAATCACCTATTGTGGCAATTACCGTTTTTTCTTTATCGGCAATACTGAAGCCGTGCGCCATTGACACACTGGCCCCCATACATAAAACTGTGTCGATTGCTTTTTGATTGATTCCAAGTGTATAACACCCTATGTCTGAAGGATATATCGATTTTTTAGGCCGAAACACTTTTTTTATTGCAAAAAAGATATCTCTGTGAGGACATCCGGGACACAAATTCGGTTTTCTATGCTTCACTTCAAAATTCTGGGTAAATATAGGTTTATAAATATTTTCCCCATTATATAAACCTATATTTTTTAAAGCCTTTAAAACCCTCTCTTTTGTCATCTCGTCAATTGAATGCACATCATTTGTCATTTTTCCGTAAACATTATGGCTTCTAATTTCTTCTTCAATTACCGGATAGGTCTCTTCAATTACCAATACTTTTTCATATTTTTTAATTAAATCTTTAAGCTGATTTAACGGCAGAGGATAAGGCATATCAATTTTTAATATATCGATATCTAAATTTAATTCATCAATTACCTCTTTTACATATCCAAAAGCCGCTCCGCTAGAGATGATTAAATTTTTTGTACCTTTGAGCTTATTGATTTTTGGTTTTATAAATACCTCATAATTATATTTTTTAATTTTTTCTAATTTTTCTTCCCTCTCATATGCCTGAGCCAGTCTTCCAGCCCTTGGAACAGCAGCCCATCTTGGAATATTCCTTTCAAAATTTCCTTCTTTTGCTTCAAATTTATGCTCTTTAAGTTCTACAATTTCTCTTGAATGCGAAACTCTCATTACACTTCTTAGCATTACAGGAATTTCAAACTTTTTAGAAATTCGCTTGCCTTTATTGTAAATTCATAAGCCTCAGCAGGAGTTGCTGGGTCTAAAACAGGAATTCTTGCGAATCTTGCAAACTCACGGCTGTCCTGTTCTGTCTGGGATGAATGAAAACCCGGATCATCAGCTACAATTAAAACAAATCCTCCCTTGTTTCCAATAAAACTTGCGCTCATTAAGGCATCACTTGCCACATTAAGCCCTACCTGTTTCATTGTGACAGCACTGTTCAGTCCTGCTATTGCACCGGAAAAAGCCACTTCAAATCCCACTTTTTCATTAGTCGCCCACTTTGCATAAACAGGCAGATTTTTAGAAATTTTTTCAAAAGTCGTTAATATTTCACTCGAGGGGGTACCTGGATATCCGCTTAGAATTTGAGTATTGCTGTGCATTAGTCCATATGCAATTGCCTCATTACCCATTAATGTCTGTTTCATTTTTTCCCTTTTATTTATCAATTTTTATAATAATATCAAAAAAGTTTAAATATTAATTAATTTTATATTAAAATTCTAAAA
It encodes the following:
- a CDS encoding 2-oxoacid:acceptor oxidoreductase family protein, which produces MKYQILLAGFGGQGVVFLVKVLSICAAKKGYKFLGTENHGMSQRGGSVSSHIKIGEFYNPLIDYGQADLLIGLDRDEALINLPYLKKGGDLVVNADNFPEIDANEYIVDANRLAEEGLFDVKGLNVFMLGVALKNVKNFPFSVDEVKEAIKEINPKFAEANFEILDKALNYERY
- a CDS encoding thiamine pyrophosphate-dependent enzyme, yielding MLRSVMRVSHSREIVELKEHKFEAKEGNFERNIPRWAAVPRAGRLAQAYEREEKLEKIKKYNYEVFIKPKINKLKGTKNLIISSGAAFGYVKEVIDELNLDIDILKIDMPYPLPLNQLKDLIKKYEKVLVIEETYPVIEEEIRSHNVYGKMTNDVHSIDEMTKERVLKALKNIGLYNGENIYKPIFTQNFEVKHRKPNLCPGCPHRDIFFAIKKVFRPKKSIYPSDIGCYTLGINQKAIDTVLCMGASVSMAHGFSIADKEKTVIATIGDSTFFHSGVAPLINAVYQKAKFILVILDNSTVAMTGRQATPERAVPGKVDLKKVAEGCGAEVMEYFYEPDINKTINFFKDVKKKFENVEVPLVVISRQFCVLDKEKAKENLKGIFATVDEEKCVACDVCTTQFVCPPMAYNERGKIEIDPLLCVGCGVCISGVCPTDAFIRRDK